The genomic segment GCTTGCCTGCGCACCGCAGGTGGCTTTGTGGTGGAGGATGTGGACATGAAGCGGTGCGAGATCAAGATAGACCCTGGgaccgaggaggaggtctGCGGCTTTTGCGAGAAGTCTGTTCGTGCTCTACTGGAGGGCGTGCAGAGGCCGTGGGTACAAAGCGACCACTGCAGCGATGGAAAAAGGTGAGGGGTGAGGGTTATGGGCACGCAATGTCGAGGCGGAGGCAAAGGTACTCCGCAGCGGCCTGCGGGGCGCTCCCACACGCTCTCTGCGACTCCACACCACCCCACGTATCCGTCACGGAAACGTGTATCGTCCCTTGCTGTTCTTCGTGTTGTTTTGGGGGAAGAAGCGATTCCGCGCGCTCTGGCTCGTTCCCGTAGCATGCGCTAGGACCGGTTTTGACTGCCGCCAGATGACCGGGAAAGGGCGAAGACCAAAAGGAGGCACAACAAACAAGAATCACAACCGACGTGCTAATCGGAGCTAAAGCTGGGGCAGGCGTGCTGTGAAGTACACGCTTATGCCCACGTTGTACGCGTGGGAACGCCTGATGCGGCCATCCtatccccctccttttctgcGTTCATAGCCCACGCAATTCATCAGATCGAATCTAGAGGGCTGTTGATGGTCTTGGTTCTTCTCGCGTGCATGTTGCAACTTGCCATTTTACTTTTCGGTGTCCTGTGTGTTCGGTAAGCGATGACGCTCGCCGTTTCTCAACCCTTCTCCACCCCATCCCTCCGTCTGCCTATCACCGcggttgttgctgctgttggcgAGCCGAGGTGCACCGCAGAGTTGCAACGCAAGCGCAACGCTACGCAAGTatgcagctgcggcagctcagcttttcttcctcctccttccatCACAAGTATAAACTGGCGCGAGGGCGTCTTTTTTGCTTCGTTgtaccccttccccctcttttGTCTAGCATGAACTCGCTGCTGAAAACATTTCGCAATGTTGTGGAgctcggcgaggaggagtcgCCAGGGGCGTTCGCACCATCGCAGCACGGCAACGTAGACGAGCAATCTAATCCAGAGGTGCTGAGACAGCATATCTCCACCCTCAGCCGGAAACTGGCCCGCCAGGTGCAGCTCTACGAGGAGCTGAGGGGGGAAAGCATCTCCGTCGAAAAAGAACTCACGCGTATGCGCctccgcttcgccgccgcgcggaAGCTGTGGGAGTCCACAAACACGAGTCTCGAACATTCGATTCAGAACCTAGTCGAGCACCGGCTCTTCGGCGCCGCTTCTACCGCCCCTGCTAGGCCTAGCACGGCGTTTGGCAGCAGCTCGGGCAAGGTTTCGCCCAACCTTGCGGACACCCCCTTGCTTGATGCCACCTACGTTGCCTCTCTGCGTGAGCAGATTCAGCGACTGAAGGAAATGGTGATGCGGAGCGGCGAGGAGCGGAGTCAGCTGCAAAGTGAGAAGCAATACGAAGAGGTGCAGCGAGTGCTGCGTGCAAGCGGCTTGACCGCCTCGCACCTTGAtgcgcaggtgcgtgcggcggtgcagaagcTGGTAGCGCAGTGGGGTGACGAGCGGGCCTACTACGAGTCGCTTATTGAGAGTCTTGAGCAGAACGCTGCAAAACATGCTGAGCGAGAGGCGTTGTTGAGTGGCTGTGTAAAGCAGGAGCAGGAACGCCGTGCAGAGGCAACAGCGCCGAATTCCGCTGCGGAGTCTGACGAACTGCGACGACTTCGCGAGGAGCTCGAGCAGTGGAAACGTGGAGAGCGCACCGTCATGGAGAATGTCTCGGGGGATCCGCACCGGTTCTCTCAAACAGCGAGTCCGATCTCCGCAAACGCTACTCAGCACCCAGCCAACGAGGACGTCAGCGACGCCAgtccgctgccgcacgtCGCCAAAGATAGGCACTTCCTCGTTTCGTTCGAAACCGCAGGTGCGCACGATGTCACCGGCGCACCACTTCAAGGAGACGCGGCACTCGGGTTTGTCGTCGGTGACCGCGCACTGGCAGAGAAACTGGAGCTTCTGAGCCGGGACTGCAGTGCACGCGAGGAGGCACTCGATAACCTTTACCGTGACAACCGAAGCCTACAAGAggtggagctgcggcacTGTCAAAAGAAGATGGATgagcttgcgcagcagctgtcgTGTGAGCAGTACCGTGCAAGGCAACTGGAAGACGAGAAGCGGCGAAGTGCCGTTAGCGAAGAGAAGCTGCGTGAGCAGGTCACGCAACTGCGGCAGGCTGTgaacgctgcagctgccggccAGGCGTCCCTCGTGGCACCGAGCGGGCTGAGCACAGGCATATCTATTACCCTAGCAGCCCCGGTACATGTGAGGCTGCCTCTCAACGCCTCCATACTAGAGCAGAGCGTCCCATACGAGAAGGCCGCCACCTGGAAAGACTGTGCGCGAGGGGCAGCGCGGTGGTGGAAGGAGTTGAGGCTGAACACAGTCCCACTTCGATGCTCTCAGGTGCACAACGCCAAGAGTGCAGCACGCGCCCAAGGAAGCGGGGTGCTGCGACGAGGCCCACGAGCGCCGCTTATGCTTGGCGGCATTTTCGTCACCCTTATGTTCATTTATCTGCTCTTCCTGTGCGTGGATTCCGCCCGCGCGGTCAGGCGCGCCCGTTATACAGCATAGCGAATCACGCGGCAcaatgtttttttttgttgtttctaCTTCCTTCCTGCATCCTACTTGACCACCCGCCTATGTGcatctgcgcgtgtgtgggggtttgtgtgtttgcgcgCCACGAGACGGTCGGGTTTGAGTGTGTCGAACTAGATCGGCTCTCAGCCCTCTGCTCCATGATCTCTATTTCTGTCTCTTTCGCGGCGTTGTTTTCGTCCCGGATGgcagagggaaggagagggcaACACCTCTGTGCGTCGCATCTCAGCGTTTCGTACCGCTGCTCGTTCTGGAAAAGCCAGGCAGCACCCTTCCCCGCTAGCCCTTGCCCCTGCCGAGCCACCTGTGGTTAGGAGAGGGTGAAGCCAGAGCCGCTTTACTGCTAACgggtgtcggcggcgcccggtcctgggcggcgctgcgtcggagcggcccGAGACGGTgcgagcacgcttgtgccaccTATATGGTGGGCGAAGTGCCAACGTGACTCGGGCGCATCCCGCCCCACGGTCCTCACACGGTCTACCGGTGCGGGGAGCCTGAGTGTGACCGCGAGAGAGGTGCgccaggtggcgaccggcatggCGGGAGCCGCGGGTGTGAGGCAGCCTGCGGAGCGGAGGTGGGGATGGTGAGCCGAGGTCGGCGCAGAGGCCGCGTGCTCAGCTCGCTGAGCCGGTGCGTTGCTGTCACGCGCGTCCATGGTTGCGTCGGCACATACGCGATCGCGTCTGTGACAGACCGGTGGGTAGCGTGGCGTGCGACTCACGTGCTATGGCAGCTAAATGGAGGAGCTGTACGAAGCGTTTTGTTGCCGTGGTTTGCGTCGCGCCAAACGACCTCATTCTTTATCCGTAGCCTCTCTCAGCATATACTTGCCGTGCTTCCTTATTGTTTCTTTCGCGGTGTTTGTGATGGGGAGGTGCGCCCTGCAGGTGGTTGTGTCTTACGTGTTGAACCTTACGCGCCGTtctctgtgcatgcgtgtgcatcCGCCAGGAGGCGAGCCTGCCTCAGGTGTGTTTGTATGTGATTGTCCTTATCTTTTGCATGTGCATTGGAAGCTGCTTCGCTGCTTTCCTCAGCTCTCCTGCTCCTATGCCGATATACTTGTCGCTTGTGAGGAGGGGCTTCTTTGTTCTCCGCTATCTGTTCGCCGTGCCGAGTTCAGTCACGTAGAGCCGGCGCGTGCTTTCTGTAGGCCGTTGATGTGTCTCCTGGCAGTCGCGGCATTCTTCGAATGCAAGCCCTTTTTTCTCACGACATACCCGAGTCTCTGCCATCACGGGACGATGCTGTTCCGAAACGTCCAGGTgagcgcggcgctggcgtgcctCGGCGCACGTCTTTTGCTGTGCATGCTGTaccctcctccacccccgTGGCCCTCCATGGCACGCTTTTCGTGTTGGTCGTCCTCGCTCGCCCTCACTTCGCACGTTTTCCTCTTCGTTTGCGTTTCGCACACCAAATGTGCCGGCCGGTCCGGCACAACAAAAGCGCATCGGCGCACACAACGCCCACCACACGGGTGTaccgcaccgccaccaccactccaTATATATCACCCCGGAGGAAGCGAGAAGACGTGCAACGAAAGGAGTGAGCGGGATGTTTGTCGGCGCAAGCGTCACTCGAACACACTCCTGTACGCATACCAACCACTAGGCAACCGAAGACAAATCGACGCTCCGACTGTGTGCGCGGCTGTTATACTGTCTCTCGGTAGGTATAGGTCAACGACATTAACGACGCGTGTGCCTGGAGAGCAGCGTCAGCAATGGTTCTCGTGCTCGTCGTGGGTGACACgtgggtgccgcagcgggcCAGTGGCGTCCCGGAGGTGTTTTGCAAGATGTTCTCGCCTGGCCGCATTCACAAGTTGTTGATCACGggtggcgtcggcagcaAGGAAATGTACGACTACTTGCGCACAATTGCCCCAGAGGTGCACTGTGTGACGAGCAGCGTCGACCGGCAATGGGCAGATCACATGCCCGAGAGCGTCGTACTGACGGTTGAAGGCCTCAAGCTCGGGCTCATTCATGGCCACCAAGTACCAGTGGGAGACAAGGACTCGCTCGCGGCCGTGCAGCGGGAGCTGGATGTGGACGTGCTGGTGTCAGGCTCTACACACCAGTCGAAGTACTTCGAGTTTGATTCCCACCTCTTTGTCAACCCAGGCTCTCTTAGCGGCGCGGACACAGAGTACGACGTGAACGTTGTGCCCTCCTTCATGCTGTTGGACATCCAAGACAAGTCGGTGGTCACCTTCATTTACCAGTTTCACCCGGAGGACGagaccggcggcggcggcaccgctacCGAGGACTTGGCAGCGGCTGGGATGGTGCCTGGCCTCAGGATCAAGAAGAAGGAATGGGCTAAGGAGTGACCCTCCTGCGCGTTTGCAATTCAGCGTTTGATGcggctctctccctcctcctcctcctttgtGGCCTGGTGCTCGGCCCTCGGCCCCGCTCTGAGTTTGTCATTTCCATTTCGTTCTATGACATGTCTGTGCGGGCAGAGAGCACGTTTCTTGTGCTGTAGTGCTTCAGTCATCAGCGGGGAGAAGGTGCGAAGGTGATATCTGGCGTGCCCTGGAGTTGGTCGCCTCGTGGAGTCGTCAGGTCTTTAGGAGGCTCCGACTTGTGGTTGAgcgcgtgtctgtctgtgcgtgaTGCGCAGCGGAGCCAATACAGggcacctcctcgcctttACTGTCTTCCCTGTCTGGAAGCCACCTTGGCAGCGTTCTattttgttgttgcttgGATTCGATCCCTGTCTGTGCTCCGTTCCTTCACGTTGCCTCCTTCGCTCTCGGTTGCTTCCCCGTCCCCTCTACCACTATCTTGTGCTTTGTATCCTCTGGCTATTCTTGTGGTGCTTCTCCACCCTCTTCAACGTTTGGTGACGGCGATGGGTTGCGGTTCATTCGGTTCTCTGCGAATCAGCGTCAACCACTCGTGCGGCTAGCCGATGGCCGCCGCCTTGTCCCCGAAAAGCTTCTGCCGCCTCTGTCTGTGGTCACCAGAGAATGAAAGTCCAGGGTGCGAATAAAACGACGGGAGACGGTTGAGCGACCTTCGGTACCGTAGCAGCATGTGGGAGTTGTACTGACGGTGCCACAGTCTGGTGAGTTCACAACAGTcgagtgcgcgtgtgggcgAGAGAGCAGCTCTGTGACCGCACGTCTCTGTCTCGGTTCAAAAAGGGCGCTTCGTGATTTGCACCCATGTACCACACCCCATCTGCCCACACTCACAAGCACTTCATCAAGCACCACCGACTCCGTATGTATGTGCCGCGCCGTCCCCTGCGCAAGAACCCTGCAACGACGCAGCGCTCTTGCTGCTCATCTTCCTTAGTGTTCCACCTTCGCCCTCCTTTCATCTGTCTCCTCGCCCGTCTCGTTTCCTTTCCACACCGTTACGTCTACCGACGCCTTGCACGAACTCTATATCGGCGCGTCCCCGCACATATTCTTCTATGTGTGATcttgccgccctcccccctccctcccgtccttcctctcccccccccgctttCTTTATTCGTCGATCGCTGGCAAAGAGTGTCTTTTCAGTGCAGCTGACTGCCACGCCAGACGAGAGTCCCTGTAACACCGGACGCCCTCCCTCACGTGTTGCCCGTGCAGAACACCGCCCGCCACAGAAaagccccctccctccccccaaacaaaaaaacggaaGACTCGCACCTTTCACTGGAGACACGTTTGAGGCGTTTGGCTTACTTCATTGTGTCCTCTTCGTTTTAGATTTCTCTGAGCCACGCGTTGTGCTTGTTGCGGCCGCTCTCGTCCTGCTGTCGTGCAAACACAGCGACACAGCGTGGCCTCGTCACCACACCTTGTCGTTTGGGAACGGCAGAGGCTTATTTTCCCCTCCCTCAGCCACACCGCTACCGAGCTCCGATGACGGAGATCACGTACAGCTACTCGCGGCTGGCCCGCGAATTTGGCCGCATGCCGGAGTTTCAGGCGAACGACAGCGAAATCATTGCCGACATTGCACCGAATGAGGTGGTCAAGGACACTTTCACATCGCAGAACCCCAGGGAGAGCCAGGTGCAGAATGTGCCGCAACTGTCCGAGGCGAGTACGAATACCGAATCGGTGCGCATCAAAAATCACGCACAATTTCACGGTGAGGGTGGCTGGCCGCACGCCGTTGACCCGACCGAGTTCGAGGAGAAGATGAAGTATTGCAAGAAAGTGGAGCGGGAGGAAGTCTACCTGCAGACGTGCGCGCGACTCGCCGAGCAGTGTGTCGAGTGCTGCGTGAAACAGAACACGGCAATGGACATATACGGCCACTACTTCCCCGAAGCTCTGCCTGATGAGGAGGAGACGATGGGGCCTGCGTCGCTGAAGGTCTGGGCGGTGCTGAAGGATCCATCCGAAGAGAaacgcacggcggcggctctctCGTGGCAGAACGAGGGCCGCCGGATTGCCGTGGCCTATTCACGACTCAAGTTCCAGAGCCAGACGCCGACGATGAGCACGAACTCGCACATTTGGGACATAATGAACCACAACGAACCTGTCGAGACGCTCgtcacgccgtcgccactgtGCAGCATCGAGTACTACTCAAAGGATCCTCACCTGATCGCGGGTGGGAGCTGGAACGGTGTCGTGCAGTTCTGGGACACCCGCCAGCCGAACCGACCGGCCGCCCGCTCCCTCATCGAGGAGAGCCACAAGGATCCGGTATGGGCCCTGAAGTGGCTGCAGAGCAAGTCTGGCGAGCTACTCTCCGTCTCCACGGACGGAAACGTCTTTGTGTGGGACTGCCGTCTGCCGGAGAAGCCGATGACAATCCATTCCATTGCCGAGGACAACTTAGTGCTGCATCCCCGCAgcaacgacggcggcgcccgaggcgtcctcggcggcctGTGCCTTGACTACGACCCGCAGGTGGGTGGACCAGCCAAGTACATGATCGGCACTGAGCAGGGTACGATCTTGTCCTGCAATCGCAAGGGCAAGACCCAGCACGAGAAGCTACTGCCGAACACCTTCAACGGTCACCACGGGCCGGTCTACAGCGTGCAGCGCAACCCCGTCTTCTCCAAGTACTTCCTCACCGTCGGCGATTGGACGGCGCGCTTGTGGTTCGAGGACTTCAAGTTCACGCCCATGTTTAGCACCTTCTACCACAAGGCATACTTGACCTGTGGTATGTGGCACACGGTGCGGCCCGGCGTCTTTTTCACGACTCGCATGGACGGGTACGTGGATGTGTGGGATTTGATGCTGCGCCAGACCACGCCCTCCGTGTCCTTCCAGGTGTCCGACTATGCCTTGCACACCATCAAGCCCTCGCAGAACGGCAACTACGTCGCCACTGGCGGCATCGACGGCAATGTGTCGCTGATAGAGCTGTCTCCGTCGCTGTGCACGCTGGCGCCCGATGAGAAGAATGTCATCGGCACTCTTTTGGAGAACGAAAGCCTGCGGGACAAGAATCTTGATCGCGCCATGAAGGAGAGGCGTGCAGTGGAGCGTCAGCGTCAGCGTCGCACCACGCACCTCTCCGCGATCACCCGAACGCCGACGACCGAGGAAGCCGCGCTGGACGACGTTGCCGCGAAATATATTGAGAAGGTGAACGCCGAGAAGGCCGAGGACATCCACACCCGCGAAGAAACTGATGCTCTGCGACTTAAGGCCCTGGAGGACCTGGAGGACGGCATAGATCTCTACGACTAGTCTGCTGGTATTGCCCGACCAGCTTGTCTTGTGGTTGCTGTTGCCCGCCCAGGCTAGGATAAGCAGACGCCATAGCGGGTTGAGCCACTGGTGCGGGGGTGCTGGCTGCTGGTGAGATAAACACCGGAGACTGCCCTGCTGAAAGTGAAATGacctctctctttgtgttgCTTTTCCCATTTTGGAGTCAGCCCCCGCTcctttgctgctgcgcaggagCGGCGACACTGTTTTGTGTGCTGGTTCGTGATTGAAACCCcggctgcgctgcttgtGGAAGTCTTGTTTTGCTGGTTAGGAGGCGCCTCTGTGTCCTATTGTCTTGGCTGGGCCACTCGGCACACAGTGCCGcgtcctttttttttcatctCCGTCCTCACTTGTTGTGTGTAGGCGTGTGCCGACTCGGCGCGAgtctccgtctctctgtctctctctctctctccttctacAAGCGGACACGGCGATGTGCGTTGCTTGTTCATGTACTATACACAACGACGGGGGAATGTCAAGTGGAGTGGATGACGGTGGCAAAGAGGGCGTtcggcagaggaggtggtggggggaggagtgCATGTGCGGCGTCTCGGGATGCATCGACGGAAGAGGCTACgtcgttgtgtcgcgccccctccgccttcttttttgttcgcCTCCCGTCAACGTTGCCTTTGTTCgtcgtctctctcctgcgGTTCTTTGAGATGTACATAGGTGGCACTGACACACAGCGATATATGGTCCCACGTAAAcgcgctctttctcttggcggcacacacacacacacacaatacTGATAGTGCGGTCCGCGCTGACGTGTCGGTttggtgcgtgtgtcggtgtCTGGACCCTCGGCGTGCCTccacttccccccccctctcccctgccgACCACCCACTCCTCATCATCTCTACATTTGTCGCAAACCCTCCCTCAACAATTTTGTTGTTTTGATGTGGATACACAATAGACACGCAAAATGAAAAAGAGACTACCGGAAGCGGGCCATCACGTGCGTCGTGTCGTTTGGTAAaaggcgaagcagctgctgcatggCGCGGTCGCAGCGAAGCCCACCGTGCCTGTATCCGGTAGGCCTGCACTATAGAGGCAGTGGTGCCTGTGCAGTCTGGTGAAACGTCGACGCGCGTGAGACACCAAACAAGTGCGCTCATGCTGAGTGAAGGCGTCGTGTAGGCTCCAAGGTTGCGGGAAGCAGAATGGGGTACGACTTTCGTCTCCGGCTGACCGTTATAGAGTCCCCCGTTTCCCTGCCTTGCAAAACGCGTTTGCGAAAAGCCGGTATTACTTTATCAGCGCTGTTTTCCGGTAGGGTTACCGCCCTTCTCTCCGCACCATAGTGCTGACTTGCCACTATCTCTCCATCGTCTCGTTCGGGCATGCatccccaccctctctcctgACGATGAACCACCGTCAAAACCAACCTGCCACCCACCGTGCTCGCACGCAATTCCGATGTGGTGGTCAGCTGTGTACGACGCTCTGTCAGACGTCCGTGCTGAAATTGTGCAGCGAGCCCTCCTCACCACTTCACGGTTGAATCGTTCGCCGTTTCGAGAACATACACAAAAATAACAAAGTACAGGCAACGCTTAGAACCTGTACCCTCTCACGGCTTTTTTTAGCAGCAATGCCGGCGCACAAGACGCTTCCCAACCTCAACCACTTCATGGAGAAGCGGATTGTGGTGAAGATACAAGGCGGCCGCTCCATCTccggcgtgctgcgcggtgtCGACGAGCACATGAGCATCGTGCTACACGACGCCATGGATGAGACCCGCAACGCAGCTGTCAGCGAGGAGGCCAGGTTGGCTCTCGGCACCACCGTGATCcgtggcagcgccatcgtcgAGATCGTGAGCGCCGATGTTTGAGAAGGTCAGACAGCGTTTGTGCACCGGGACGAACTGGAGTCGCATGTAAAGGATCTTTTAGTcgtgccgcgccatcggcggaAAGAGGGCTGACGCGGCCACCGGAACAGCATGCGTTTTCTAAAATAAATGAGAagtcggtgtgcgcgtgtgtcttcTTCTCTGGGTGAGTGTCGTCTATGTGGATGATGAGAGAGCtctttgtgtgtctgtgtctgtgtctgtgtctgtgtgtgtgcgtgtgtgtgtgtgtctccgtATGTCCCCGTCTCTGCGTGTCTGgtgcttgcgcagcgccttcaGCCCAACTCCTGCTCTCCCTCATCTCTCGGCCTCTTCCTACTTGCCGGTCATCTCCCTTTGCCACCGCAAGACACGGAACGGTGCGTGCCGACGCGGGTGAGGGACACGGGCTGCGCAGGCGAAAGCTGCCCGCGGATGCAATGAGACGTGACGGGACGACG from the Leishmania major strain Friedlin complete genome, chromosome 32 genome contains:
- a CDS encoding vacuolar sorting-like protein, producing MVLVLVVGDTWVPQRASGVPEVFCKMFSPGRIHKLLITGGVGSKEMYDYLRTIAPEVHCVTSSVDRQWADHMPESVVLTVEGLKLGLIHGHQVPVGDKDSLAAVQRELDVDVLVSGSTHQSKYFEFDSHLFVNPGSLSGADTEYDVNVVPSFMLLDIQDKSVVTFIYQFHPEDETGGGGTATEDLAAAGMVPGLRIKKKEWAKE
- a CDS encoding putative dynein; protein product: MTEITYSYSRLAREFGRMPEFQANDSEIIADIAPNEVVKDTFTSQNPRESQVQNVPQLSEASTNTESVRIKNHAQFHGEGGWPHAVDPTEFEEKMKYCKKVEREEVYLQTCARLAEQCVECCVKQNTAMDIYGHYFPEALPDEEETMGPASLKVWAVLKDPSEEKRTAAALSWQNEGRRIAVAYSRLKFQSQTPTMSTNSHIWDIMNHNEPVETLVTPSPLCSIEYYSKDPHLIAGGSWNGVVQFWDTRQPNRPAARSLIEESHKDPVWALKWLQSKSGELLSVSTDGNVFVWDCRLPEKPMTIHSIAEDNLVLHPRSNDGGARGVLGGLCLDYDPQVGGPAKYMIGTEQGTILSCNRKGKTQHEKLLPNTFNGHHGPVYSVQRNPVFSKYFLTVGDWTARLWFEDFKFTPMFSTFYHKAYLTCGMWHTVRPGVFFTTRMDGYVDVWDLMLRQTTPSVSFQVSDYALHTIKPSQNGNYVATGGIDGNVSLIELSPSLCTLAPDEKNVIGTLLENESLRDKNLDRAMKERRAVERQRQRRTTHLSAITRTPTTEEAALDDVAAKYIEKVNAEKAEDIHTREETDALRLKALEDLEDGIDLYD
- a CDS encoding putative small nuclear ribonucleoprotein; the protein is MPAHKTLPNLNHFMEKRIVVKIQGGRSISGVLRGVDEHMSIVLHDAMDETRNAAVSEEARLALGTTVIRGSAIVEIVSADV